The following are encoded in a window of Nocardia sp. BMG111209 genomic DNA:
- a CDS encoding YbaB/EbfC family nucleoid-associated protein, giving the protein MQPGGQIDMQALLAQAQAVMTAQAEIAATEVEGEAGNGLVKVRVRATGEVQQLLIDPKVVDPEDVETLQDLVAEAINNAMANAHEMAVAKLGPLAGNPGGGQLPGFPG; this is encoded by the coding sequence GTGCAGCCCGGTGGACAGATCGATATGCAGGCATTGCTGGCACAGGCACAGGCGGTGATGACCGCACAGGCCGAGATCGCGGCCACCGAGGTGGAGGGCGAGGCCGGCAACGGCCTGGTCAAGGTGCGCGTCAGGGCGACCGGTGAGGTGCAGCAACTGCTGATCGATCCGAAGGTCGTCGATCCCGAGGATGTGGAGACCTTGCAGGACCTCGTCGCCGAGGCCATCAACAACGCGATGGCCAACGCTCACGAGATGGCCGTGGCGAAGCTCGGCCCGCTGGCCGGCAACCCGGGCGGCGGCCAGCTGCCCGGCTTCCCGGGCTGA
- a CDS encoding DUF2126 domain-containing protein, which yields MGIKVSLEHSTRYSFDRLVRIHPHVVRLRPAPHTRTTIEAYSLRVAPAGHFVNWQQDAFGNFLARLVFPEPSRELEITVGLVADLDVINPFDFFVEEDAEHYPFTYAPEQAADLEAYLRPVDEDPDTESGPGPLVRDWVRRHALPSAADRPRTIDFLVELNRMLRDDVDYTVRMEPGVQTPDFTLRAALGSCRDSAWLLVSILRELGLAARFVSGYLVQLSQDAPSLDGPSGPVADFTDLHAWTEVFLPGAGWVGMDPTSGLFAGEGHIPLAATPQPSSSAPITGATDRCEATLEFTNTVRRIHEDPRVTLPYTDTEWQRITALGAVVDERSADIGLTIGGEPTFVSVDDQTSEQWTTAADGPEKRLRAVDLAARMRRIYAPTGLVQYRQGKWYPGEPLPRWEIAVAWRSDGEPVWTRQDLLADPWSTPDLRRVDHETGAAVHQQTNSAVEPAAGRSGGSAPAADTNGHLWQAKPDAAQALIADVAVALGLPESQVRPAYEDPLLRLATVLRTPVGEPVSEDLAPEEDSAQARSELLARADRSVTSATSYVLPLYRRADDGGWGSADWRFRRGRIVLADGDSPAGLRLPLDAVSWYPAPPQWERDPIVPGPIGLPRAEPAAVVEAADWVPTTALVAEVRDGRLFVFLPPLNSFEDFLEVVGRVEAAAVALNQPVVLEGYAPPPDPRLRTFSVTPDPGVIEVNVQPTSSFAEQARLLETLYEQARLARLGTETFDIDGTHSGTGGGNHLTLGGASPDRSPLLRRPDLLVSMLRLWQRHPALSYLFSGRFIGPTSQAPRVDEGRPEALYELEIAFAEIARLAARKQPGGGTGSDAVFSAPWEVDRALRHLLTDLTGNTHRAEFCIDKLYSPDSARGRLGLLELRGFEMPPHDRMAMVQSLLVRALVLRCWTEPYTAPLLRHGANLHGRYLLPHFVLADIAEVVADLRSHGIDFELSWLDPFAEFRFPRIGTVALGNIELELRSAIEPWHTLGEQTVATGTARYVDSSVERLQVRLAGADRDRYLLTCNGFPVPLLATDKADVQVAGVRYRAWQPPNALHPSITVDVPLVFDLVERGTGVSLGGCTYHVAHPGGMSYETPPVNAVAAQSRRNRRFEPIGHTPGRRDPADLRAKIAVQSVDVGAPGILDLRRARTVWGVTGGR from the coding sequence ATGGGGATCAAGGTTTCCCTCGAGCACAGCACCCGCTATTCCTTCGATCGCCTCGTGCGGATTCATCCGCATGTCGTACGGCTGCGGCCCGCACCGCACACCCGTACCACCATCGAGGCCTATTCGCTGCGAGTCGCCCCGGCCGGGCACTTCGTCAACTGGCAGCAGGACGCGTTCGGCAATTTCCTTGCGCGCCTGGTCTTTCCGGAGCCGTCGCGGGAGCTGGAGATCACCGTCGGCCTGGTCGCCGACCTGGACGTGATCAACCCGTTCGACTTCTTCGTGGAGGAGGACGCCGAACATTACCCGTTCACCTACGCTCCGGAACAGGCCGCCGATCTGGAGGCGTACCTCCGGCCGGTCGACGAGGATCCGGACACCGAGTCCGGCCCGGGACCGCTGGTGCGCGACTGGGTGCGCCGGCACGCGCTGCCGTCGGCCGCCGACCGGCCGCGCACGATCGACTTCCTGGTCGAGCTGAACCGGATGCTGCGCGACGACGTCGACTACACGGTCCGGATGGAACCCGGTGTGCAGACCCCGGATTTCACGCTGCGGGCCGCGCTGGGGTCCTGCCGCGACTCGGCCTGGCTGCTGGTATCGATCCTGCGTGAGCTGGGGCTGGCGGCGCGGTTCGTCTCCGGCTACCTGGTGCAACTGTCCCAGGACGCGCCCTCGCTGGACGGGCCGTCCGGCCCGGTGGCGGATTTCACGGATCTGCACGCCTGGACCGAGGTGTTCCTGCCCGGCGCGGGCTGGGTCGGCATGGACCCGACCTCCGGCCTGTTCGCCGGTGAGGGGCACATCCCGCTGGCGGCCACCCCGCAGCCCAGTTCGTCGGCGCCGATCACCGGCGCCACCGACCGGTGCGAGGCCACCCTCGAATTCACCAATACGGTCCGCCGGATCCACGAGGATCCGCGAGTCACGTTGCCGTACACCGATACCGAGTGGCAGCGGATCACCGCGCTGGGCGCCGTGGTGGACGAGCGCTCCGCGGACATCGGCCTGACCATCGGCGGCGAGCCGACCTTCGTCTCCGTCGACGATCAGACCAGCGAGCAGTGGACCACCGCGGCCGACGGACCGGAGAAGCGGCTGCGGGCGGTCGATCTGGCCGCCCGGATGCGCCGCATCTACGCGCCGACCGGGCTCGTGCAGTATCGGCAGGGCAAGTGGTATCCGGGAGAGCCGTTGCCGCGCTGGGAGATCGCGGTCGCCTGGCGTTCCGACGGGGAGCCGGTGTGGACCCGCCAGGATCTGCTCGCCGACCCGTGGTCCACCCCCGATCTGCGGCGCGTCGACCACGAGACCGGCGCCGCGGTACACCAGCAGACGAATTCCGCGGTGGAGCCGGCGGCGGGCCGGTCCGGTGGATCGGCGCCGGCGGCCGACACGAACGGTCATCTGTGGCAGGCGAAGCCGGATGCCGCCCAGGCGCTGATCGCCGATGTGGCGGTGGCGCTCGGACTTCCGGAATCTCAGGTCCGGCCCGCGTACGAGGATCCGCTGTTGCGGCTGGCGACGGTACTGCGTACCCCGGTCGGCGAGCCGGTCTCGGAAGACCTTGCCCCGGAGGAGGATTCGGCGCAGGCTCGGAGCGAGTTGCTGGCACGGGCGGACCGGTCGGTCACGTCGGCTACCTCGTACGTGTTGCCGCTGTACCGCCGTGCCGACGACGGCGGCTGGGGCAGTGCCGACTGGCGGTTCCGCCGGGGCCGGATCGTGCTGGCGGACGGCGATTCCCCGGCGGGCCTGCGGCTGCCGCTGGATGCCGTCTCCTGGTATCCGGCCCCGCCGCAGTGGGAGCGGGATCCGATCGTGCCGGGCCCGATCGGATTGCCGCGCGCCGAACCTGCGGCCGTCGTCGAGGCCGCCGACTGGGTTCCGACCACCGCGCTGGTCGCCGAGGTACGCGACGGCCGGTTGTTCGTCTTCCTGCCGCCGCTGAACAGTTTCGAGGATTTCCTGGAGGTGGTCGGCCGGGTCGAGGCCGCGGCCGTCGCGCTGAACCAGCCGGTGGTGCTGGAAGGCTATGCGCCGCCGCCGGATCCGCGCCTGCGCACCTTCTCGGTGACACCCGATCCCGGCGTGATCGAGGTGAACGTGCAGCCCACGTCCTCCTTCGCCGAACAGGCGCGATTGCTGGAGACGCTCTACGAACAGGCCCGGCTCGCCCGGCTGGGCACCGAGACCTTCGATATCGACGGCACCCACTCCGGCACCGGCGGCGGTAACCACCTCACGCTCGGTGGAGCGAGCCCGGACCGTTCGCCGCTGCTGCGCCGCCCGGACCTGCTGGTCTCGATGTTGCGGCTCTGGCAACGGCATCCGGCGCTGTCGTATCTGTTCTCCGGTCGTTTCATCGGGCCCACCTCCCAGGCCCCGCGGGTCGACGAGGGCCGGCCGGAGGCGCTCTACGAACTCGAGATCGCCTTCGCCGAGATCGCCCGGCTGGCCGCGCGCAAGCAGCCCGGCGGCGGAACCGGTTCGGACGCGGTATTTTCCGCGCCCTGGGAGGTGGATCGCGCACTGCGGCACCTGCTCACCGATCTGACCGGCAACACCCACCGCGCGGAATTCTGCATCGACAAGCTGTACAGCCCGGACTCCGCGCGTGGCCGCCTGGGCCTGCTGGAACTGCGCGGCTTCGAGATGCCCCCGCACGACCGGATGGCGATGGTGCAGTCGCTGCTGGTGCGGGCCCTGGTGCTGCGCTGCTGGACCGAGCCGTACACCGCGCCGCTGCTGCGGCACGGCGCCAATCTGCACGGCCGCTATCTGCTGCCGCATTTCGTGCTGGCCGACATCGCCGAGGTGGTGGCCGATCTGCGTTCGCACGGAATCGATTTCGAGCTCAGCTGGCTGGATCCGTTCGCGGAGTTCCGATTCCCGCGGATCGGCACGGTGGCACTCGGGAACATCGAACTGGAACTGCGTTCGGCGATCGAGCCGTGGCACACCCTCGGCGAACAGACCGTCGCGACCGGCACCGCCCGCTACGTGGATTCCTCGGTGGAGCGGTTGCAGGTCCGGCTGGCCGGCGCCGACCGCGACCGATATCTGTTGACCTGCAACGGTTTTCCGGTGCCACTGCTGGCCACCGACAAGGCCGACGTACAGGTGGCCGGGGTGCGGTACCGAGCGTGGCAGCCGCCGAACGCGCTGCATCCGTCGATCACCGTCGACGTGCCGCTGGTCTTCGACCTCGTCGAGCGGGGAACCGGTGTGTCGCTGGGTGGCTGTACCTACCATGTCGCGCATCCGGGCGGGATGTCCTACGAAACCCCGCCGGTGAACGCCGTCGCGGCGCAGTCGCGGCGCAATCGCCGCTTCGAACCGATCGGGCATACGCCGGGTCGCCGCGACCCGGCCGATCTGCGTGCGAAAATAGCGGTACAGTCGGTCGATGTCGGGGCTCCGGGCATTCTCGATCTGCGTCGCGCACGAACCGTGTGGGGCGTGACCGGCGGCCGATAG
- a CDS encoding acyl-CoA dehydrogenase family protein, translating to MDLELTADEKKFRDGLRDVFRNEVPADIRQRSLDGRTTRDDLVTSMRILNSHGLAVPEWPVRFGGQDWSEVQRFIYASELQRASVPQPLAFNASMVGPVLCEFGSPEQQERFLAPTANLDIWWSQGFSEPEAGSDLASLKTTARREGDEWVIDGSKTWTTLGQYGDWMFLLARTDPHAPKRQMGISFFLLDMNTAGLERRPIVLIDGEPEVNEFFFDGVRIPAENLVGEENQGWTYAKFLLGNERNSIARIGTSQTYFEAVTEMADEVDIGGEPLSQDPEFRARLYDIKLRLLALEATQMRVTGASANGQPSLVSSLLKLEGTRVLQDLSSLRMEVAGSDAGLVGEHDGPDLSTTDFANLAALQYLNLRKVSIFGGTNEIQRRVIALNILGLKGTR from the coding sequence ATGGACCTCGAACTCACTGCCGACGAGAAGAAGTTCCGCGACGGACTGCGCGACGTCTTCCGCAACGAGGTGCCGGCCGATATCCGGCAGCGCTCGCTGGACGGGCGCACCACCCGGGACGACCTGGTCACCTCGATGCGGATTCTCAACAGCCACGGCCTGGCGGTACCGGAATGGCCGGTGCGGTTCGGCGGGCAGGACTGGTCGGAGGTCCAGCGGTTCATCTACGCCTCGGAACTGCAACGGGCCTCCGTCCCGCAGCCGCTGGCGTTCAACGCCAGCATGGTCGGGCCGGTGCTGTGCGAATTCGGCAGTCCGGAGCAGCAGGAACGCTTCCTGGCTCCCACCGCCAACCTGGATATCTGGTGGTCGCAGGGGTTCTCCGAACCCGAGGCCGGCTCGGATCTGGCCTCGCTGAAGACCACCGCGCGCCGCGAGGGCGACGAATGGGTGATCGACGGCAGCAAGACCTGGACGACGCTGGGCCAGTACGGCGACTGGATGTTCCTGCTGGCCCGCACCGATCCGCATGCGCCGAAACGCCAGATGGGCATCTCCTTCTTCCTGCTGGATATGAACACCGCCGGCCTGGAACGACGGCCGATCGTCCTGATCGACGGCGAGCCGGAGGTCAACGAATTCTTCTTCGACGGTGTCCGGATACCCGCGGAGAATCTGGTCGGCGAGGAGAATCAGGGCTGGACCTACGCGAAATTCCTGCTGGGTAACGAGCGCAACAGTATTGCGCGGATCGGTACCAGCCAGACCTATTTCGAGGCCGTCACCGAGATGGCCGACGAGGTGGATATCGGCGGCGAACCGCTGTCGCAGGATCCGGAATTCCGGGCCCGGCTGTACGACATCAAATTACGCCTGCTGGCGCTGGAGGCCACCCAGATGCGGGTGACCGGCGCCTCCGCGAACGGGCAGCCCTCGCTGGTGTCGTCGCTGCTGAAACTCGAGGGCACCCGGGTGCTGCAGGATCTCAGCTCGCTGCGGATGGAGGTCGCGGGTTCGGACGCGGGCCTGGTCGGGGAGCACGACGGCCCCGATCTGAGCACCACCGATTTCGCGAATCTGGCCGCACTGCAATATCTGAATCTGCGCAAGGTCTCGATCTTCGGCGGGACCAACGAGATTCAGCGCCGCGTGATCGCCCTGAACATCCTCGGACTGAAGGGGACGCGATGA
- the recR gene encoding recombination mediator RecR translates to MYEGPVQDLIDELGKLPGVGPKSAQRIAFHLLSVEPPEIDRLQAALQKVRDGVRFCAVCGTVSDGELCRICADPRRDRTMICVVEEPKDVQAIERTREFRGRYHVLGGALDPLSGVGPDQLRIRELLARIGNQEDGVDVTEVIIATDPNTEGEATATYLVRMLRDFPGLSVTRLASGLPMGGDLEFADELTLGRALSGRRTL, encoded by the coding sequence GTGTACGAGGGGCCGGTTCAGGATCTGATCGACGAATTGGGCAAACTGCCCGGCGTCGGTCCGAAGAGCGCGCAGCGCATCGCCTTTCATCTGCTGTCGGTCGAGCCGCCGGAGATCGACCGGTTGCAGGCCGCCTTGCAGAAGGTGCGCGACGGCGTGCGGTTCTGCGCGGTGTGCGGCACGGTCTCCGACGGTGAACTGTGCCGCATCTGTGCCGACCCACGCCGCGACCGCACCATGATCTGTGTGGTCGAGGAGCCGAAGGATGTCCAGGCCATCGAGCGCACCCGCGAGTTCCGTGGTCGCTACCACGTGCTCGGCGGCGCGCTCGACCCGTTGTCCGGTGTGGGCCCGGATCAGCTACGGATCCGGGAACTGCTGGCCCGCATCGGGAATCAGGAGGACGGGGTCGACGTCACCGAGGTGATCATCGCCACCGATCCCAATACCGAGGGCGAGGCCACGGCCACCTATCTGGTCCGCATGTTGCGCGACTTCCCGGGTCTGTCGGTCACGCGCCTGGCCTCCGGGCTGCCGATGGGCGGCGACCTGGAGTTCGCCGACGAACTCACCCTCGGCCGGGCGCTGTCCGGCCGCCGCACCCTCTGA
- a CDS encoding acyl-CoA dehydrogenase family protein yields the protein MNIEPDDDQRMLFEAVDGLLARSYQPGFRGKTVRSDRGYSDEVWSGLTDMGLTGLTIAEEFDGMGAGLGEVYVAMTAMGRHAAVEPLLDGVYLPSWLIAELDTGDTRAGLLRRLAGGQEIFAVAHAEPRRIWHATPTVTATESADGSVVLEGVKSPVPRAAQAALLLVTAVGADGRTGVYAVDTDAPGIVRVDGRGPDWTHASEVRFTGTPARRLGSAGDEAVTALRGAYSRARLAVAAEAIGLAESGLAQVVAYLPNRRQFGVSLDTFQALDFRCADLYAEVELARSYVLWATTVAVTGTVDPAADDDAFVYAGTMARTAAEEIIQLHGGIGMTFETDVAHLAARLTAIRESYGGVAAARRRALRSAGLTTVPEALPG from the coding sequence ATGAATATCGAGCCCGACGACGACCAGCGGATGTTGTTCGAGGCCGTCGACGGCCTGCTGGCCCGCTCCTACCAGCCGGGTTTCCGCGGTAAGACGGTGCGCTCGGACCGCGGCTACAGCGACGAGGTGTGGTCCGGGCTGACCGATATGGGCCTCACCGGCCTCACCATCGCGGAGGAGTTCGACGGTATGGGCGCCGGCCTCGGCGAGGTCTACGTGGCGATGACGGCGATGGGTAGACACGCCGCGGTGGAACCGCTGCTGGACGGCGTGTACCTGCCGTCCTGGCTGATCGCCGAGCTCGACACCGGCGACACCCGCGCCGGATTGCTGCGACGGCTGGCCGGCGGGCAGGAGATCTTCGCCGTCGCGCATGCCGAGCCGCGCCGGATCTGGCACGCCACCCCGACGGTGACCGCTACCGAGAGTGCCGACGGCTCGGTGGTTCTGGAGGGGGTGAAATCGCCGGTGCCGCGGGCCGCGCAGGCGGCGCTGCTGCTGGTCACCGCGGTCGGCGCCGACGGCCGGACCGGCGTGTACGCCGTCGACACCGATGCGCCCGGCATCGTCCGCGTCGACGGCCGCGGCCCGGACTGGACCCATGCCAGCGAGGTCCGGTTCACCGGTACGCCCGCGCGCCGCCTCGGCAGCGCCGGCGACGAGGCGGTCACCGCGCTGCGCGGGGCCTACTCCCGGGCCCGGCTGGCCGTGGCGGCCGAGGCGATCGGCCTGGCCGAATCCGGACTGGCGCAGGTCGTCGCCTATCTGCCGAACCGTCGGCAGTTCGGGGTGAGCCTGGACACCTTCCAGGCGTTGGATTTCCGCTGCGCGGATCTGTACGCCGAGGTGGAGCTGGCCCGTTCCTATGTGTTGTGGGCCACGACCGTCGCGGTCACCGGCACGGTCGATCCGGCGGCCGACGACGACGCCTTCGTCTACGCCGGCACCATGGCCCGGACCGCGGCGGAGGAGATCATCCAGCTGCACGGCGGTATCGGCATGACCTTCGAGACGGATGTCGCCCACCTCGCGGCCCGGCTGACCGCGATCCGGGAGAGCTACGGCGGCGTCGCGGCCGCCCGGCGCCGCGCACTGCGTTCGGCCGGCCTGACCACCGTGCCGGAGGCGCTGCCGGGCTGA